The genomic stretch TGCACACAAACTATTATCTCTTGATATACCTTCTGGAGAGGGCCAGGCCCAACCCATTTCCGGTGTGACGTTTCGCTGTTGCATTCTCACTGTGTGCAAATTTTCTGAAGTTGTGAGCCATATCCTCCGGTATAATTCCACGGCCGGTGTCTTTTACCTACATGAGAAGATGACATTAGGTCATTTGTTATCATTAACCCTACACTAGTTTGGTATGTTTGTTCCTTCGTTTTTACTGTAGTTTTTGGAAATGCGTacatgctcatatccaacttcatAGCATCAAAGGGGGATCTCAATTCCAATGGGCGGATACAAAAATCTAGAATCATTTTCCCACCATTGGATTATTCTAGTCTTACTACAATCTGATATTTGCGGTATGCTTAAATTAATTTTTCAACATAAGAATGTGAAGAAACCATCCATCAGGGTCCAAATCATTATTTTTTCTCTTCAGGGTATCACCTTGAACACCTCAATCAACGTCTCTTTGGAATGATAATGTCTACCATTTAGGAACACCGCTAACTAATGATTTGTTCAAGGGTACACTGCTGCATCAACTTACGGGGCATCGGCAAGCGAATACTAGAAAGGAATGGTGACATACTGACATGTATTGTGTCTCTGTGTGAACACTAGGAAGATTGAGGAATTAAGAGAAAATGAGTGAGTGAATGTCCAAAAGCAAACCTGAACAACCAAGTAGAATGACCCATCCGAGGGAACTGGATGGACGTTAGGAGCATATGGGTCCCTCAAAGAATCTGGCCTGGCTATAGAAGCTGTAATTGAAATGTGACCCTCCTTTGTGAACTTAACAGAGTTGCCAGCAATATTTAACAATATTTGCATCAATCGCTTGCGATCGCCAATTGCACATGCAGGTAAGTCTGGAGCCAAGGAAACCATTACTGAGAGCTTTTTGCATGCAGCCACTGGCTTAATCAAATTAACCACCTACAAGATGAATTAAATGAGTCAACCTAAAATACATCAGGAAATTCTCCCCTCCTTTTTAAGCAACATAATAGCAAACTCTAAATAATGAAACAGCTATCAGGGCACTTACATCTGTAAAGGTGGCATGCAGATTAAAAGGTGCAATCTCTAGCTCAAGGCTTCCATTCCCAAgcttggaaatgtccaaaacatCATTTGTAAGAGTTGCTAGAAAATCACTACTCTTTAGTATTGTCTCAATCATTAGGCGCTGTTCAGCCGTAAGAACTGTTTCTAAAAGAAGGGAGGATAAAGACACGATTGCTTTCATAGGAGTCCGTGTTTCATGGTTCATCACAGCAAGAAAATCATTACGAGCACATATAGCCATTTCCGCCTCTCTACGTGCCGCATCAAGGGCAATATTTTGCTCCATTAGTAGATCACGAGCCCTCATGGACTCTTCCAAAATGGCGGCATGAGACAGTGCAACTGCCACCTAATGAGAAATGAGCCAACTGGTCATGATCTTTATAATAGCAAGGCATGAAAAATAGTGCAATCTACTTATGAAGAAAACAATTACACAGAAAATTAACTAATAACTGAAATTGGAGAAAGTTTTATAGGTAATATAACATAATGCACAATCAAAGAAGAAGTTAGCTGGTTATACATGGTacatttctttaataaagaaaccGAAGTATCAATGAGATATCAGACAATGGTGGCAATAGAACTATTTCCAATCTTAGGGATGCATACAAGTGCTGAATGGCTTTTCTAGAGCCCGTCGGCAATAAAGAAGCCTAACGCAACATGACTTTCAAGAAAAATAGTTGCACAGTTCAAACCATAACAAAATGATTTGCTAGCTTAGTTAACTGCAACTTCAGTTAACGAATTCTCTTGCCCGCAAATTTCTTTTTAACGAATTCTCttcaaaaccaaagaaaaaagttatacatttatccatgaaccattaaggaaaacttgcacaAAGTAGAACAAACAAAGATATAAAAGCAGCCCTATAGGATTCTAAACCTTGTAATATTAGATGCCAGACATAGGTTACAAGACAAGCACAGTGGTGATTACTGATCACATGTATAGAAGAACGAATAGATATGAAGCTGATAACTACCTGATCAGCAACAACTTCAACAAGCTCCAGTTCATGGGTGCGCCATTTTCTTGCACTGTCTGGAGGCAGCATCAAAACCATTACAGCGAAGCTTTTTGCAGATAGCTCAGGCCAATCATTTATTTCGAAATTTCTAAGGTGCAGCAGTGGAACACGGACAGCTACGACCTCTGGTGGCACATACCTACTTGTGTCAGCCTTTATTGAAGCTAACGGGGAAGTATGTGGGATGCTTTCCGCATGGTTACTATTAAAAACCTTTGAAACAACCGGAAGATTGGTAGGAACAACTAAGCCAAGGGGAGCAGTGTTATGGATTGTATGTGACAAGTGAAGGGCTGTTCCAGAGCGGGATGGCATCCAAAGGGCACATTCTGCTAATCCAAGAGTCCTTCCCAACTCAACAAGTGTAGTTCTCAAAATTGTGTGTCTGTCAAGTGTACTCCTTATCTCATGTGTGAGCATGTGGACATGTCTCCCTGTCTCCTCCTGTGTTTTTATAATCCCCATCTCTTTGTCAAGCTCCTCATTCTTATCCTTCAGGTACCTCTCCCTCAATTTGACGCTCAATAAATCAGGAATTATGTGCACAAGCATCAATGCCGTTATGCATGAAACAACCGCTGTCGCGGCTTTCGACACTGTCATTACAACCGCTATAGTCTTGGAATACGTGCTGAAGGTCCACAAGTTTATCAGGTGTGTTGCCCCACAAAGAACAATGAAGGCGCCAAACTGTATGAGCACCCATCGGTAAGGGAAGAACGACGACTTCTTGACAAAGTATATGAGCTCCAAAGGAATCGAGAAGTACGCAATTGCAATAAAGAAGTCGGATATGTACTGATACTTAACAAGGAGATCATCCGCCTGCCATAGTGGCTCGATGCAATCACATCCATCCATCCGTTAACAGCGAAAAGTGTTACCGAAAAGCTGCAATTCTTGAAACAAGCGCCACCACAGTCCCACCTGTGACAATGAAACATCAAACTTTTACTTCACTTGATTTTCTATTTTTTGCAGGGATTTTACTTAAGTTGATTAACAAATACTTCCACAATAACCATGAAGAGACGAAGCTCTCAAACTACAGCTATAGCGACTGGCTATAGCTGTGTTAAAAAAACTGCAGCTATAGTATGTTAGACTGGCCGAAGCTACGCGGCATCAGCAAGCTTATGACAGTTTGTAGTCGGGCTAAGTAACAAAAAAATACCGTGAGGACCAGCACGaggtggaaaaaagaaaaaaacagatgGCATTTGTAGGATTAGCAATCACATCGACATACATACACAATGCTATGAGATAAGTTCTAGTTGGTGCTCGTGGCAGATCACCGTTCTCCATGTCGCTCCCACAACACAGAAGAACCTAACTTAAAATTTCCAAGCTGTGATGATAACTCAGAAGAAGCAGACCCCTAATTGTCTTCGGcctccaagtccaagtccaatgCTAACAGGAAAAATCAACTATGTCACCAAAAGAACAACACTAACTTCAACTCTCAATATAGACACTAGTGAAAACGATTACCATTCCATAAAAGTAATACCCACAAGCTCTAGATACACTCTTACCCTGAAATCTAACTATGTACTATCCATGGAACACCCAAATCAATGTCAAATTAGTTGAACCTAAACTGAGGTTTGAGAAGATGAGAAATCATTGCCAGAGAGCCAGTCCATGGCACAAACCCTTACCTTGTCCCAACCCAATTGAAATGGATACAGTATTACGGTTGGCTGGCCAAGTTACTTGTCAAATTATTTGAGATTCAAGGAACTGCTTGAGGCTGAGAAATTACCTGAACAAAGCACTTCAGCCCCTCTCTTTCCTTTGCCCGCTCTACTCTGCTCTGGTCTGCCGCCGCAGGCCTTGCCTGTCCGCGGTGCCGGCGTGCGTCTGGCTTGACCAGACCAACAAGACGCGGCAAACTGGACGGCCGCAGAgcaagaagaagaatccaccGCAACAACAGCAGCGGGAAAAGGAGGCAGCTCCTCTAGCTGCTCGCCCAGCCGCACAAGGGAAACCGCGGCGATCGCGAGTACAGACCCACGCCCGCGCCGGAACCAAGAACAGCACCACGGCGCCGGCGGGACCAAGAAACGACCAATCGAAGCGAGAGCTGCTCACGTGTTGACCTTAGCCCACGGTAGGAGAGGGATGGGAGAACTGGGAGGCGACTCGATCTGCTGCTGGGTGTTCCTGTGCCGTAGTAGCTGCCGCGATTGTTGGAATGCGGAGAGAGATTGGACCGGAGGGGATGTCTCTGGAGCTGCAAGTGACCAGAAAAAAGCGCCCTTTTGGTTTCTGTTGGATGTGAAAGCGGGGACGCGACACCCCGCCGTTAATTGCTGCAACTTGGAACTTGGCTAAAAAGAATGATGGCGTACTGACACCTTTCCTCTCAATTCCCTAGTTTAGTTGGATTTTGTGCAAGATTTTGTTCACATATAATAAGATTTTAGATGATTCTGTGCAAGATTTTCACACTATTTTTAATAGAAATCCGGTGTTTCAACTTGCAAAAAGAAAATCTGGTGTTTGTTGCACATGTTTaggggtgtgttcggtttggggatgggtggaatggaatggaaccattccattccactggCATGGAACCGTTTcatccctgtgttcggtttggataaaaaattgtcacggaacggttccatccttgtgttcggttttggaatgggatgagaatggaatggaatagGTGAGATAATCACCTgattaattattctaaactcgattaattatttgctaaacttgattaagtagtgctaaacttgattaattattgctaaacttggttaattattgcaataattaatcagcgtgtgacagtcacccgttccacctcgtccggccgaatCGGAGAAACCACTTCATTCCGGATCTAGAGGGAATATTCTATttggaggaaccacttcattTCATTCCAGTTTGCAACCGAACGCAGGAACGGGCTCTGGGTGCGGAACGGTTTCATTCCGTTCCACCCCAttcccaaaccgaacacaccctaggtTTATTCGAGCAAACTAAATAGTGAATGCATTCGTGGTGATTTCGATAATCTCAAGACTTGGCTCACCGGATTAGTTTCTTGCATACAAAAAAAATCAGTACAAGATCTTCTTGCTATTTTGATGCATTTTGTAGCCAAGTTGCACGCTTCCTTTGCATGATTAGGTTCACCTAATATGAGCTAAAGATCAACGTTTCCAAAGTCACCTACACAAATAATTCCATATGTGTTTTCATATAGTTTCTTTCTCATTTTAGCAATACTGAGATCCAACCTTATATCTGCAATAAAGACAGAGAGTATTACTCCCTCCGACTTAGTATAATCGCAGAAGAATGTATTACTGCTTCGTTGCACCATGATTATTAGATCGATAATGGAAGACATATACTGTACGAATGATCTTTTCATTACGAAAAAAAAATTCCTTGGTGAAAACGATAGGGGAGGCTGGATGCACTGCACCTGCTGCCCTGGATGCATGGACATGTGAGAGAGACGACTTGACCggtagagaggagagagagaataactactatactaaagCTGAACAAGTTCCATTTTTCTcagaattttggattttttttcggAGTAACCTGCAGCTGACACGTAGGTAGTTTCCTGGTATTCATTTCTCTGTGTGCATATCTGGTGCCCTCTTGCACTTGTTtttgctcctttcctttggtctgTGGTGCACTTTGTTTTG from Lolium rigidum isolate FL_2022 chromosome 4, APGP_CSIRO_Lrig_0.1, whole genome shotgun sequence encodes the following:
- the LOC124646499 gene encoding probable ethylene response sensor 2, with translation MDGCDCIEPLWQADDLLVKYQYISDFFIAIAYFSIPLELIYFVKKSSFFPYRWVLIQFGAFIVLCGATHLINLWTFSTYSKTIAVVMTVSKAATAVVSCITALMLVHIIPDLLSVKLRERYLKDKNEELDKEMGIIKTQEETGRHVHMLTHEIRSTLDRHTILRTTLVELGRTLGLAECALWMPSRSGTALHLSHTIHNTAPLGLVVPTNLPVVSKVFNSNHAESIPHTSPLASIKADTSRYVPPEVVAVRVPLLHLRNFEINDWPELSAKSFAVMVLMLPPDSARKWRTHELELVEVVADQVAVALSHAAILEESMRARDLLMEQNIALDAARREAEMAICARNDFLAVMNHETRTPMKAIVSLSSLLLETVLTAEQRLMIETILKSSDFLATLTNDVLDISKLGNGSLELEIAPFNLHATFTDVVNLIKPVAACKKLSVMVSLAPDLPACAIGDRKRLMQILLNIAGNSVKFTKEGHISITASIARPDSLRDPYAPNVHPVPSDGSFYLVVQVKDTGRGIIPEDMAHNFRKFAHSENATAKRHTGNGLGLALSRRFVSLMQGDIWLESEGKGKGCTATFFVRLGTPSRKPNANPRRMMPSPLQPNQGGRGPGTDAHSISIMDGDTGLPRARYQSIA